One region of Amphiprion ocellaris isolate individual 3 ecotype Okinawa chromosome 9, ASM2253959v1, whole genome shotgun sequence genomic DNA includes:
- the vars1 gene encoding valine--tRNA ligase isoform X1 yields MLTKLTSLSVSFKEMATLYVSPHPDDFRSLLALIAAEFGLSSRPNIVTEDPPASLNARSRPALVLGTGEDCSVLSGTSAVSWYLAYQGKRTGIDVKQQSQVWQWLSFADNELIPVSCAVVFPLMGVIGVDKKVQQSSHAELMRVLKVLDQALEPRTFLVGESITLADMAVATAVLLPFKYALEPSDRETLTNVTRWFTTCINQPQFMKVLGQITLCEKMVPVTLKTNVAENTSAAADSNGSTANGPPKTEAQLRKEAKKKEKMEKFQQKKEMEAKKKTQPVKEKKAKPEKKELGVITYSVPTPAGDKKDVVSPLPDSYSPQYVEAAWYSWWEKQGFFKPEYGRKSISEPNPRGIFMMCIPPPNVTGSLHLGHALTNAIQDCLTRWHRMRGETSLWNPGCDHAGIATQVVVEKKLMRERGMSRHELGRENFIQEVWKWKNEKGDRIYHQLKKLGSSLDWDRACFTMDSKLSYAVQEAFIRMHDEGVIYRSKRLVNWSCTLNSAISDIEVDKKELTGRTLLPVPGYKEKVEFGVLVSFAYKVDGSDEEVIVATTRIETMLGDTAVAVHPADPRYQHLKGKMVLHPFCDRKMPIVFDDFVDMNFGTGAVKITPAHDHNDYEVGERHNLTFINILDENGLLINVPPPFLGMKRFEARKAVLQSLKDRGLFKEIKDNPMVVPVCSRSKDIVEPLLKPQWYVNCTDMGKQAADAVRDGSLKIIPDHHLKTWFNWMDNIRDWCISRQLWWGHRIPAYFVTVSDPSVKPGEDMDGHYWVSGRSEEEAREKAAKRFNVSVDKITLRQDEDVLDTWFSSGIFPFSIFGWPNETQDLNVFYPGTLLETGHDILFFWVARMVMMGLKLTGKLPFKEVYLHAVVRDAHGRKMSKSLGNVIDPLDVITGISLEGLHAQLTDSNLDPLEVEKAKQGQKSDYPNGIPECGTDALRFALCAYTSQGRDINLDVNRILGYRHFCNKLWNAVKFAMKTLGDNFVPLEKAQLSGEESVSDRWILSRLSAAVGLCDAGFKAYDFPGITTAIYNFWLYELCDVYLESVKPVFSKAEEDSTSQRQALVCRQTLYTCLEVGLRLLSPLMPFVTEELYQRLPRRQPQRDPPSICVTSYPDTEEFCWHSEEVDRDMEFIMTVVKTIRSLRADYNLTKTRADCYLQCIDSATASLVQKYSLQIQTLSYSQAIIPLTANQPVPEGCAVAIASDRCTVNLMLKGLIDVEKEVAKLMTKKGDLEKQMEKLRENMAKSDYKEKVPVKVQEQDAEKLRQSQTELEKVKEAMDNFRKMM; encoded by the exons ATGCTAACTAAGCTGACGTCTCTTTCTGTTTCGTTCAAAG AGATGGCCACTCTCTACGTTTCCCCTCATCCTGATGACTTTAGGAGTCTTTTGGCTCTCATAGCTGCAGAGTTTGGTCTGTCCTCCCGACCAAACATCGTAACAGAGGATCCTCCTGCGTCTCTGAATGCCCGCTCAAGGCCAGCCCTGGTGCTGGGTACTGGGGAAGATTGCTCTGTCCTGAGTGGGACCAGTGCTGTGTCTTGGTACTTGGCTTATCAGGGCAAGAGGACTGGTATAGATGTCAAGCAACAGAGCCAGGTGTGGCAGTGGCTCAGCTTTGCAGACAATGAGCTCATCCCGGTATCCTGTGCTGTGGTCTTTCCTCTGATGGGGGTGATAGGAGTGGATAAAAAG GTCCAGCAGAGCTCCCATGCTGAGTTGATGCGTGTGCTAAAGGTTCTCGATCAGGCCCTGGAACCAAGAACCTTCTTGGTGGGAGAGAGCATTACCCTGGCTGATATGGCTGTGGCTACAGCTGTTCTTCTGCCTTTCAAATAT GCACTGGAGCCGTCGGACAGGGAGACCTTGACCAATGTTACCAGATGGTTCACAACCTGCATTAATCAGCCACAGTTCATGAAGGTGCTGGGGCAGATCACTCTTTGTGAGAAGATGGTGCCAGTGACATTAAAGACAAACGTTGCTGAAAATACCAGTGCTGCGGCTGACTCTAATGGTTCCACAGCTAACG GCCCACCAAAGACAGAGGCCCAGCTGAGAAAGGAAgcaaagaagaaggagaagatggagaaaTTTCAACAGAAGAAGGAAATGGAAGCAAAGAAAAAGACGCAGCCAGTAAAAGAG AAAAAGGCCAAACCTGAGAAGAAGGAATTGGGAGTGATTACATACAGTGTCCCTACTCCTGCTGGGGACAAAAAAG ATGTTGTCAGTCCTCTTCCTGACTCCTATAGTCCTCAGTATGTTGAGGCTGCTTGGTATTCATGGTGGGAGAAGCAGGGATTCTTCAAGCCTGAGTATGGG AGGAAGAGTATTAGTGAGCCAAATCCACGTGGGATCTTCATGATGTGCATTCCTCCACCTAATGTGACTGGATCACTTCACTTGGGTCATGCTCTCACCAATGCTATTCAGGACTGTCTGACCAGATG GCACAGGATGCGAGGTGAGACAAGCTTGTGGAACCCAGGCTGTGACCATGCTGGCATCGCCACCCAGGtggtggtggaaaaaaaactgatgagaGAGAGGGGTATGAGTCGCCACGAGCTGGGAAGGGAAAACTTCATTCAGGAAGTCTGGAAATGGAAGAATGA gaaGGGAGACCGTATCTACCACCAGCTGAAGAAACTGGGCTCTTCTCTTGACTGGGACAGAGCATGCTTTACTATGGACTCT AAACTTTCCTATGCAGTCCAAGAGGCTTTTATCCGCATGCATGATGAGGGAGTGATCTACAGGAGCAAGAGGCTGGTCAACTGGTCCTGCACGCTAAACTCTGCTATCTCTGACATAGAG gtggataaaaaggAGCTCACTGGCAGGACATTGTTGCCTGTGCCTGGCTACAAGGAGAAAGTGGAGTTTGGTGTCTTAGTGTCTTTTGCCTACAAAGTTGATGGATCAG aTGAGGAGGTAATTGTGGCTACAACTCGTATTGAGACGATGCTGGGAGACACAGCTGTAGCTGTCCACCCTGCTGACCCAAGATACCAGCATCTAAAGGGAAAAATGGTGCTCCACCCCTTCTGTGACCGCAAAATGCCAATAGTCTTCGATGACTTTGTGGACATGAACTTTGGAACAG GCGCTGTCAAAATCACCCCAGCCCATGACCATAATGACTATGAGGTTGGAGAGAGACACAATCTGACCTTCATCAACATCTTGGATGAGAATGGCCTGCTCATTAACGTGCCTCCTCCCTTCCTG GGCATGAAACGTTTCGAGGCCAGAAAAGCAGTGCTTCAGTCTCTCAAGGACAGAGGCCTCTTTAAAGAGATCAAAGACAACCCTATGGTTGTCCCGGTCTGCAG TCGTTCCAAGGACATCGTGGAGCCACTGCTTAAGCCACAGTGGTATGTGAACTGCACAGATATGGGCAAGCAGGCTGCAGACGCTGTCAGAGATGGCAGCCTCAAAATCATCCCTGATCACCACCTCAAGACATGGTTCAACTGGATGGACAACATCAG GGACTGGTGCATCTCTCGACAACTCTGGTGGGGTCATCGAATTCCTGCTTACTTCGTCACTGTCAGTGATCCTTCTGTGAAACCAGGAGAG GACATGGATGGTCATTACTGGGTGAGTGGGAGATCAGAGGAAGAGGCCAGAGAGAAGGCAGCGAAACGCTTCAATGTGTCTGTTGACAAAATCACACTCAGACAGG atgaagatgttctGGACACTTGGTTCTCATCTGGCATATTCCCCTTCTCTATCTTCGGATGGCCAAATGAG ACCCAGGACCTGAATGTGTTCTACCCTGGCACCTTGCTGGAGACGGGCCATGACATTCTGTTCTTCTGGGTGGCCCGCATGGTGATGATGGGCCTGAAACTGACAGGCAAACTGCCCTTCAAAGAG GTTTATCTGCATGCAGTGGTGCGGGATGCTCACGGAAGAAAGATGAGCAAGTCTCTGGGCAACGTCATTGACCCTCTGGATGTCATTACAGGGATCTCCCTAGAG GGTCTTCATGCCCAGTTGACGGACAGCAACTTAGATCCTTTGGAGGTTGAGAAGGCAAAGCAAGGGCAGAAGTCAGACTACCCAAATGGTATCCCAGAGTGTGGCACAGATGCTCTCCGCTTTGCCCTGTGTGCCTACACCAGCCAAG GTAGGGATATCAACCTGGATGTCAACCGCATTCTGGGTTACCGACACTTCTGTAACAAACTGTGGAACGCTGTGAAGTTTGCCATGAAGACGCTGGGAGACAACTTTGTACCACTGGAGAAAGCCCAG TTGTCTGGAGAGGAGAGTGTATCAGACAGGTGGATTCTGTCCAGGCTCAGTGCTGCTGTTGGTCTCTGTGATGCTGGCTTCAAGGCGTACGATTTTCCAGGAATCACCACTGCCATCTACAACTTCTGGTTATATGAACTGTGTGATGTATACTTG GAAAGTGTGAAACCAGTGTTCAGTAAAGCAGAGGAAGACAGCACCAGCCAGAGACAAGCGCTGGTGTGCAGACAGACCCTGTACACCTGTCTAGAGGTTGGTCTGCGCCTTCTGTCTCCCTTGATGCCCTTCGTCACTGAGGAGCTCTACCAGAGGCTGCCACGACGACAACCTCAGCGTGATCCCCCGAGCATCTGCGTCACATCATACCCTGACACCGAGGAG TTCTGCTGGCACAGTGAGGAGGTCGACCGGGACATGGAGTTCATCATGACTGTGGTCAAAACGATCCGATCACTCAGGGCCGACTACAACCTAACAAAGACCAGAGCTGACT GCTACCTCCAGTGCATCGACTCTGCTACTGCATCACTGGTGCAGAAATACAGTCTGCAGATTCAGACCTTGTCTTATTCTCAAGCCATCATCCCGCTGACAGCCAACCAGCCTGTCCCAGAAGGCTGCGCTGTGGCCATCGCTTCTGACAGATGTACCGTCAACCTTATGCTCAAG GGTCTGATTGATGTGGAGAAGGAAGTGGCAAAGCTGATGACAAAGAAAGGTGACTTGGAGAAACAGATGGAGAAGCTGAGAGAGAATATGGCAAAGAGCGACTACAAAGAGAAGGTGCCAGTGAAGGTGCAGGAGCAAGATGCAGAGAAG CTACGGCAGAGCCAAACCGAACTTGAGAAAGTGAAAGAAGCCATGGACAACTTCAGGAAAATGATGTAA
- the vars1 gene encoding valine--tRNA ligase isoform X2: protein MMCIPPPNVTGSLHLGHALTNAIQDCLTRWHRMRGETSLWNPGCDHAGIATQVVVEKKLMRERGMSRHELGRENFIQEVWKWKNEKGDRIYHQLKKLGSSLDWDRACFTMDSKLSYAVQEAFIRMHDEGVIYRSKRLVNWSCTLNSAISDIEVDKKELTGRTLLPVPGYKEKVEFGVLVSFAYKVDGSDEEVIVATTRIETMLGDTAVAVHPADPRYQHLKGKMVLHPFCDRKMPIVFDDFVDMNFGTGAVKITPAHDHNDYEVGERHNLTFINILDENGLLINVPPPFLGMKRFEARKAVLQSLKDRGLFKEIKDNPMVVPVCSRSKDIVEPLLKPQWYVNCTDMGKQAADAVRDGSLKIIPDHHLKTWFNWMDNIRDWCISRQLWWGHRIPAYFVTVSDPSVKPGEDMDGHYWVSGRSEEEAREKAAKRFNVSVDKITLRQDEDVLDTWFSSGIFPFSIFGWPNETQDLNVFYPGTLLETGHDILFFWVARMVMMGLKLTGKLPFKEVYLHAVVRDAHGRKMSKSLGNVIDPLDVITGISLEGLHAQLTDSNLDPLEVEKAKQGQKSDYPNGIPECGTDALRFALCAYTSQGRDINLDVNRILGYRHFCNKLWNAVKFAMKTLGDNFVPLEKAQLSGEESVSDRWILSRLSAAVGLCDAGFKAYDFPGITTAIYNFWLYELCDVYLESVKPVFSKAEEDSTSQRQALVCRQTLYTCLEVGLRLLSPLMPFVTEELYQRLPRRQPQRDPPSICVTSYPDTEEFCWHSEEVDRDMEFIMTVVKTIRSLRADYNLTKTRADCYLQCIDSATASLVQKYSLQIQTLSYSQAIIPLTANQPVPEGCAVAIASDRCTVNLMLKGLIDVEKEVAKLMTKKGDLEKQMEKLRENMAKSDYKEKVPVKVQEQDAEKLRQSQTELEKVKEAMDNFRKMM, encoded by the exons ATGATGTGCATTCCTCCACCTAATGTGACTGGATCACTTCACTTGGGTCATGCTCTCACCAATGCTATTCAGGACTGTCTGACCAGATG GCACAGGATGCGAGGTGAGACAAGCTTGTGGAACCCAGGCTGTGACCATGCTGGCATCGCCACCCAGGtggtggtggaaaaaaaactgatgagaGAGAGGGGTATGAGTCGCCACGAGCTGGGAAGGGAAAACTTCATTCAGGAAGTCTGGAAATGGAAGAATGA gaaGGGAGACCGTATCTACCACCAGCTGAAGAAACTGGGCTCTTCTCTTGACTGGGACAGAGCATGCTTTACTATGGACTCT AAACTTTCCTATGCAGTCCAAGAGGCTTTTATCCGCATGCATGATGAGGGAGTGATCTACAGGAGCAAGAGGCTGGTCAACTGGTCCTGCACGCTAAACTCTGCTATCTCTGACATAGAG gtggataaaaaggAGCTCACTGGCAGGACATTGTTGCCTGTGCCTGGCTACAAGGAGAAAGTGGAGTTTGGTGTCTTAGTGTCTTTTGCCTACAAAGTTGATGGATCAG aTGAGGAGGTAATTGTGGCTACAACTCGTATTGAGACGATGCTGGGAGACACAGCTGTAGCTGTCCACCCTGCTGACCCAAGATACCAGCATCTAAAGGGAAAAATGGTGCTCCACCCCTTCTGTGACCGCAAAATGCCAATAGTCTTCGATGACTTTGTGGACATGAACTTTGGAACAG GCGCTGTCAAAATCACCCCAGCCCATGACCATAATGACTATGAGGTTGGAGAGAGACACAATCTGACCTTCATCAACATCTTGGATGAGAATGGCCTGCTCATTAACGTGCCTCCTCCCTTCCTG GGCATGAAACGTTTCGAGGCCAGAAAAGCAGTGCTTCAGTCTCTCAAGGACAGAGGCCTCTTTAAAGAGATCAAAGACAACCCTATGGTTGTCCCGGTCTGCAG TCGTTCCAAGGACATCGTGGAGCCACTGCTTAAGCCACAGTGGTATGTGAACTGCACAGATATGGGCAAGCAGGCTGCAGACGCTGTCAGAGATGGCAGCCTCAAAATCATCCCTGATCACCACCTCAAGACATGGTTCAACTGGATGGACAACATCAG GGACTGGTGCATCTCTCGACAACTCTGGTGGGGTCATCGAATTCCTGCTTACTTCGTCACTGTCAGTGATCCTTCTGTGAAACCAGGAGAG GACATGGATGGTCATTACTGGGTGAGTGGGAGATCAGAGGAAGAGGCCAGAGAGAAGGCAGCGAAACGCTTCAATGTGTCTGTTGACAAAATCACACTCAGACAGG atgaagatgttctGGACACTTGGTTCTCATCTGGCATATTCCCCTTCTCTATCTTCGGATGGCCAAATGAG ACCCAGGACCTGAATGTGTTCTACCCTGGCACCTTGCTGGAGACGGGCCATGACATTCTGTTCTTCTGGGTGGCCCGCATGGTGATGATGGGCCTGAAACTGACAGGCAAACTGCCCTTCAAAGAG GTTTATCTGCATGCAGTGGTGCGGGATGCTCACGGAAGAAAGATGAGCAAGTCTCTGGGCAACGTCATTGACCCTCTGGATGTCATTACAGGGATCTCCCTAGAG GGTCTTCATGCCCAGTTGACGGACAGCAACTTAGATCCTTTGGAGGTTGAGAAGGCAAAGCAAGGGCAGAAGTCAGACTACCCAAATGGTATCCCAGAGTGTGGCACAGATGCTCTCCGCTTTGCCCTGTGTGCCTACACCAGCCAAG GTAGGGATATCAACCTGGATGTCAACCGCATTCTGGGTTACCGACACTTCTGTAACAAACTGTGGAACGCTGTGAAGTTTGCCATGAAGACGCTGGGAGACAACTTTGTACCACTGGAGAAAGCCCAG TTGTCTGGAGAGGAGAGTGTATCAGACAGGTGGATTCTGTCCAGGCTCAGTGCTGCTGTTGGTCTCTGTGATGCTGGCTTCAAGGCGTACGATTTTCCAGGAATCACCACTGCCATCTACAACTTCTGGTTATATGAACTGTGTGATGTATACTTG GAAAGTGTGAAACCAGTGTTCAGTAAAGCAGAGGAAGACAGCACCAGCCAGAGACAAGCGCTGGTGTGCAGACAGACCCTGTACACCTGTCTAGAGGTTGGTCTGCGCCTTCTGTCTCCCTTGATGCCCTTCGTCACTGAGGAGCTCTACCAGAGGCTGCCACGACGACAACCTCAGCGTGATCCCCCGAGCATCTGCGTCACATCATACCCTGACACCGAGGAG TTCTGCTGGCACAGTGAGGAGGTCGACCGGGACATGGAGTTCATCATGACTGTGGTCAAAACGATCCGATCACTCAGGGCCGACTACAACCTAACAAAGACCAGAGCTGACT GCTACCTCCAGTGCATCGACTCTGCTACTGCATCACTGGTGCAGAAATACAGTCTGCAGATTCAGACCTTGTCTTATTCTCAAGCCATCATCCCGCTGACAGCCAACCAGCCTGTCCCAGAAGGCTGCGCTGTGGCCATCGCTTCTGACAGATGTACCGTCAACCTTATGCTCAAG GGTCTGATTGATGTGGAGAAGGAAGTGGCAAAGCTGATGACAAAGAAAGGTGACTTGGAGAAACAGATGGAGAAGCTGAGAGAGAATATGGCAAAGAGCGACTACAAAGAGAAGGTGCCAGTGAAGGTGCAGGAGCAAGATGCAGAGAAG CTACGGCAGAGCCAAACCGAACTTGAGAAAGTGAAAGAAGCCATGGACAACTTCAGGAAAATGATGTAA
- the LOC111569481 gene encoding uncharacterized protein LOC111569481: MLSPATVSAAAAAVWLLAMLGPGLSLPAEDNSEPNFTLCSDCFYRQMPPQGASAGSLLRPTCHRLSGGQAFATLSRPTCDIAVYSAFHLSHGWTEGEGEEGKELVTEKEEDFIKVAVPSLLRRGGDPSHPVSPTDIPLQHWDSTVTTLVQSSVAPRCTTLGGHLFILTGAGGFRVAEDGNKECQMNPLWFAVCCSVPEGKGNFIVGLISETGKGERQVSVKELEEMLGVTELFSEGCGGGEEETVGIKVGIHSEGLPVNTEKTEADATGEEIGDTSMDSDTTGEDANADLKEHREASITQEQVVAGEDAQSEKSDVADGTRETSADAMTSESSSSKHYVTHSEVVRSESSESSADYESVDEQETNSTSTLIYILSTTLSILKAPLHPVVSTVTQLPGQVTYVLQKDLGVLTALPGETFTLLHLLTSDFVSWMGSASDMLLYIGETGFCSVYNCASPMLEALLSTCHTGVTGMGTLAGDTVGIFGDALDNAWWVTKFFGGRLWEQSEGYVGTVVSEMGGQAQAVGGGFGRLVWRSGNGVGNVFRLGVGVIMGMIDMVNGALREGFGQESE, translated from the exons ATGCTGAGTCCTGCTACTGtcagtgcagctgctgcagctgtctggCTGCTAGCAATGCTGGGCCCAGGCCTGTCTCTTCCAGCTGAGGATAACTCAGAGCCAAATTTCACCCTGTGCAGCGACTGCTTCTACAGACAGATGCCTCCTCAGGGAGCCTCTGCGGGGTCACTGCTGCGCCCAACGTGCCACAGACTGTCTGGGGGACAGGCGTTTGCCACTCTGTCCAGACCGACCTGTGACATAGCTGTCTACTCTGCCTTCCATCTCAGCCATGGATGGacagagggggagggagaggaggggaaagaGCTTGTG acagagaaagaagaagactTCATTAAAGTAGCAGTGCCAAGTCTCCTCAGAAGAGGCGGGGATCCGTCTCACCCCGTCTCGCCCACAGACATCCCTCTCCAACACTGGGACTCAACAGTCACAACACTGGTCCAGTCAAGCGTCGCTCCCCGGTGCACCACTTTAGGCGGTCATCTGTTCATCCTGACTGGAGCTGGAGGCTTCAGGGTGGCTGAGGATGGAAACAAAGAGTGTCAGATGAACCCACTGTGGTTTGCAGTGTGCTGCTCTGTCCCAGAGGGGAAGGGTAATTTTATTGTGGGGTTAATCAGTGAGACAGGGAAGGGGGAGAGGCAAGTGAGCGTGAAGGAATTGGAGGAGATGCTAGGAGTGACAGAGCTGTTTTCTGAAGGTTGTGGAGGAGGTGAAGAGGAGACTGTTGGTATCAAAGTGGGGATTCACAGTGAGGGGCTTCCTGtgaatacagaaaaaacagaagcgGACGCTACGGGTGAAGAGATAGGTGATACAAGTATGGATTCAGACACGACTGGCGAAGATGCAAATGCAGACCTTAAGGAACACAGAGAGGCATCAATAACTCAAGAGCAGGTGGTGGCTGGTGAGGATGCCCAGTCAGAGAAAAGTGACGTTGCTGATGGCACAAGAGAAACTTCAGCAGATGCAATGACTTCTGAGAGCAGCAGTAGCAAGCACTATGTGACGCATTCAGAAGTGGTCAGGTCAGAGTCTTCCGAGTCCTCAGCTGACTATGAATCTGTTGATGAACAAGAGACAAATTCCACCAGTACTTTGATCTACATCCTCTCCACCACCCTGTCCATCCTCAAAGCTCCGCTGCACCCTGTGGTCTCTACAGTCACACAGTTACCTGGACAG GTGACCTACGTCCTTCAGAAAGACCTTGGAGTTCTTACCGCCCTGCCCGGAGAGACCTTCACCTTGCTCCACCTCTTGACCTCTGATTTCGTGTCATGGATGGGATCAGCATCAGATATGCTCCTATATATTGGAGAGACCGGCTTCTGCAGTGTTTACAACTGTGCCTCCCCCATGCTGGAGGCCCTGCTGAGCACCTGCCACACTGGAGTCACTGGCATGGGCACTCTGGCTGGAGACACAGTGGGGATTTTCGGTGATGCGTTGGATAATGCTTGGTGGGTGACCAAGTTCTTTGGGGGCCGACTGTGGGAGCAGAGTGAGGGCTATGTAGGAACAGTGGTGTCAGAAATGGGGGGTCAAGCGCAAGCTGTAGGTGGAGGGTTTGGGAGGCTGGTATGGAGAAGTGGAAATGGAGTGGGCAATGTTTTCAGGCTGGGAGTGGGTGTGATAATGGGAATGATTGATATGGTCAATGGTGCACTAAGAGAAGGCTTTGGGCAGGAGTCAGAATGA